A single Streptococcus thermophilus DNA region contains:
- a CDS encoding DUF3270 domain-containing protein translates to MADNLHRQFDHIEDFEIERRQTTNYQDDQGLNSNSIKLQDMIFFGRVSSFCVSTVLVAFLFLVAQVATFWAFFWAITISAIGQLGIYVLIEYLKAKER, encoded by the coding sequence ATGGCTGACAACTTACACCGTCAATTTGATCACATCGAAGATTTCGAGATTGAACGTCGTCAAACGACCAATTATCAAGACGATCAAGGTCTAAATAGTAATAGTATTAAACTACAAGATATGATTTTCTTTGGACGTGTCTCAAGCTTCTGTGTTTCAACAGTCCTAGTTGCCTTCCTTTTCTTGGTAGCACAGGTAGCTACCTTCTGGGCCTTCTTCTGGGCAATTACCATTAGCGCCATTGGTCAGTTAGGCATTTATGTCCTAATCGAATATCTTAAAGCAAAAGAACGTTGA
- a CDS encoding biotin transporter BioY: MTQNHTLSLILPAFGAAIIAALAQIIIPIGAVPITLQTFAVGLVAAVFKPREATLSAILYLILGAIGLPVFAGGGGGLQSFFGPSAGYLLAYPFFALVTSALTHAKTPIWKSFLAFVLGDALVFVGGILSLHFLGKMGWSAAVVVGLIPFIIPDLIKGLIVTLVTKPVLKALKNHSYFN, from the coding sequence ATGACACAAAATCATACACTATCCCTTATTCTTCCAGCTTTTGGTGCTGCTATTATTGCTGCACTGGCTCAAATCATCATTCCGATTGGGGCAGTTCCCATTACTCTACAGACCTTTGCTGTAGGACTTGTGGCTGCTGTTTTTAAACCGAGGGAAGCTACTCTTTCTGCTATCCTCTATCTTATTCTTGGCGCTATTGGTTTACCCGTTTTCGCAGGAGGTGGCGGTGGGCTTCAATCCTTCTTTGGTCCTTCAGCTGGCTATCTTCTTGCCTATCCTTTTTTTGCTCTTGTCACATCAGCACTAACCCATGCTAAGACCCCTATCTGGAAAAGCTTTTTGGCTTTTGTTTTGGGAGATGCGCTTGTCTTTGTCGGTGGTATCCTTAGCCTGCACTTTCTTGGAAAGATGGGTTGGTCTGCAGCTGTGGTGGTCGGTTTGATACCCTTTATCATTCCCGACCTCATTAAAGGTCTGATTGTTACTTTGGTGACTAAGCCAGTATTAAAAGCTCTAAAAAATCATAGCTACTTTAACTAA
- a CDS encoding peptidase U32 family protein — protein MTTTKKRPEVLVPAGTLEKLRVAVNYGADAVFVGGQAYGLRSRAGNFTMDELREGIEYAHARGVDVHVASNMVTHEGNEKGAGEWFRELRDMGLDAVIASDPALIEICSTYAPGLNIHLSTQASATNVETFHFWKQYGLTRVVLAREVTMEELAEIRKRTDLEIEAFVHGAMCISYSGRCTLSNHMSDRDANRGGCSQSCRWKYDLYDMPFGQERKSIHGEVPEEYSMSAVDMCMIENIPDLIDNGVDSLKIEGRMKSVHYVSTVANCYKAACDAYMESAEAFYAIKDDLVNELWKVAQRELATGFYYKTPTENEQLFGARRKIPQYKFVGEVVDFDPVTMTATIRQRNVILEGDHVEFYGPGFRHFECEIKDLHDANGNKIDRAPNPMELLTITVPQEVKPGDMIRSTKEGLINLYQKDGSSKTVRA, from the coding sequence ATGACTACAACTAAAAAACGCCCAGAGGTACTGGTACCTGCTGGGACTTTGGAAAAATTGAGAGTTGCTGTAAATTACGGCGCAGATGCTGTTTTCGTTGGTGGACAAGCCTATGGTTTGCGTAGCCGTGCTGGAAACTTTACCATGGATGAACTTCGTGAAGGTATCGAATACGCTCACGCTCGTGGCGTTGACGTGCACGTTGCTTCTAACATGGTTACCCATGAAGGAAATGAAAAAGGTGCAGGTGAGTGGTTCCGTGAATTGCGTGATATGGGACTCGATGCCGTTATTGCATCTGATCCAGCCTTGATTGAAATCTGTTCAACCTATGCTCCAGGCCTTAACATCCACTTGTCAACGCAAGCATCTGCGACAAACGTTGAAACTTTTCATTTTTGGAAACAGTATGGCTTGACTCGTGTTGTTTTAGCACGTGAGGTTACTATGGAAGAATTAGCTGAAATCCGTAAACGTACGGACCTTGAAATTGAGGCCTTTGTCCATGGTGCTATGTGTATCTCATACTCAGGTCGCTGTACCCTTTCTAACCACATGTCAGACCGTGATGCCAACCGTGGTGGTTGTTCACAGTCATGCCGTTGGAAATATGACCTTTACGACATGCCATTCGGCCAAGAGCGAAAGAGTATTCACGGTGAAGTTCCTGAAGAATACTCAATGTCAGCTGTTGACATGTGTATGATTGAAAACATCCCGGACCTTATCGATAATGGTGTTGATAGCCTGAAAATCGAAGGTCGTATGAAATCTGTCCATTACGTATCAACAGTTGCCAACTGTTACAAGGCGGCCTGTGATGCTTACATGGAAAGTGCAGAAGCCTTTTATGCTATTAAAGATGATTTGGTTAATGAGCTTTGGAAAGTTGCCCAACGTGAATTGGCAACAGGTTTTTATTACAAGACTCCAACAGAAAACGAGCAACTCTTTGGTGCCCGTCGTAAGATTCCACAATACAAATTTGTTGGTGAAGTAGTAGATTTTGACCCAGTAACTATGACAGCTACGATCCGTCAACGTAATGTTATCCTCGAAGGTGACCACGTTGAATTCTACGGACCAGGCTTCCGTCATTTCGAGTGTGAGATCAAAGATCTTCACGATGCTAATGGTAATAAGATTGATCGTGCACCAAACCCAATGGAACTTCTTACTATTACCGTGCCACAAGAAGTTAAACCTGGTGATATGATTCGTTCAACTAAAGAAGGTTTGATTAATCTCTACCAAAAAGACGGTTCAAGTAAGACTGTTCGTGCCTAA
- a CDS encoding peptidase U32 family protein, translating to MKKIVITATAESYEQARDLLELGVDRIYIGEKTFGLRLPKPFSFVEMRKIAELVHESGKELTVAVNALMHQSMMDALPDYLDFLEEIKADYITVGDAGVFYICNRDKRPFKMIYDASTMVTSSRQINFWGKQAGASEAVLAREIPSAELFIMAENLQIPAEVLVYGASIIHHSKRPLLQNYYNFIKTDEAVTKERDLFLSEPGDPDSHYSVYEDLHGTHIFANNDLDMMTKLSELVEHGFDHWKLDGVYCPGENFVKITEYFVKARDLIESGEFLQDQAFLFDEAIHKLHPANRGLDTGFYDYEPDRVK from the coding sequence ATGAAAAAAATAGTGATTACAGCGACAGCTGAGAGCTACGAGCAGGCACGTGATCTCCTAGAACTTGGCGTAGATCGTATTTACATCGGCGAAAAAACTTTTGGCCTTCGTTTGCCTAAGCCTTTTTCATTCGTAGAAATGCGAAAAATCGCAGAGCTGGTACATGAGTCAGGTAAAGAGTTAACTGTTGCAGTTAATGCCCTCATGCACCAAAGTATGATGGATGCTCTTCCTGACTACCTTGATTTTCTTGAAGAAATTAAAGCAGATTATATCACGGTTGGTGATGCAGGAGTTTTCTACATCTGTAACCGTGATAAACGTCCCTTCAAAATGATTTATGATGCTTCAACCATGGTAACCTCTAGCCGTCAGATTAATTTCTGGGGCAAACAGGCAGGAGCATCTGAAGCTGTTTTGGCCCGTGAGATTCCATCTGCGGAACTCTTCATCATGGCTGAAAATCTTCAAATTCCAGCTGAGGTTTTGGTTTACGGGGCAAGTATCATTCACCACTCAAAACGACCACTTCTTCAAAACTACTACAACTTTATCAAAACGGATGAAGCTGTTACCAAAGAACGTGACCTCTTTCTTTCTGAACCTGGAGATCCAGATTCTCACTACTCAGTCTATGAAGACTTGCATGGAACACATATCTTTGCCAATAATGACCTGGATATGATGACTAAGCTTTCAGAACTCGTTGAGCATGGTTTTGACCACTGGAAGTTGGACGGTGTTTATTGCCCAGGTGAAAACTTCGTAAAAATTACCGAATATTTTGTGAAGGCTCGTGACCTCATCGAGTCTGGAGAATTTTTACAGGATCAAGCCTTCCTCTTCGATGAAGCCATTCATAAATTACACCCAGCCAACCGTGGTTTGGACACAGGTTTCTATGATTATGAACCTGACCGTGTAAAATAA
- a CDS encoding Tex family protein — MENRNLETLAQELGLKKQQVETVLELTAEGNTIPFIARYRKEKTGNLDETQIKAIIDMDKSLTALQDRKETVLAKIEAQGKLTDQLKAAIEAAEKLADVEELYLPYKEKRRTKATIAREAGLFPLARLILQNSSNLKDEAEKLTSEAFPTADKALAGAVDILVEAFSEDNSLRSWTYNEIWNNSEITSIPKDQSLDEKETFKIYYDFADKVSKLQGYRTLALNRGEKLGVIKVNFKHNLEKMHRFYSARFKQKNDYIEEVINQSLKKKIIPAMERRIRSELTEAAEDGAINLFSQNLRSLLLISPLKGKRVLGFDPAFRTGAKLAVVDQIGKLITTQVIYPVAPASQAKIAQAKKDLADLIKEHAIEIIAIGNGTASRESEAFVAEVLKDFPETSYVIVNESGASVYSASELARHEFPDLTVEKRSAISIARRLQDPLAELVKIDPKSIGVGQYQHDVSQKKLSENLDFVVDTVVNQVGVNINTASSTLLSHVSGLNKTISENIVAYREENGEFTSRDEIKKVPRLGAKAFEQAAGFLRIPNAKNILDNTGVHPESYPAVKALFKQLDITDLDDSAKAKLKGLNLKDTAEELEIGQETLKDIIADLLKPGRDLRDDFKAPVLRQDVLELKDLSVGQKLEGTVRNVVDFGAFVDIGVHEDGLIHISEMSKSFVNHPSQVVSVGDLVTVWVSKIDLEHEKLNLSLVNPRESN, encoded by the coding sequence ATGGAAAATCGAAATTTAGAGACATTGGCTCAAGAATTGGGCCTAAAAAAACAACAAGTTGAAACCGTTTTGGAATTGACCGCAGAAGGTAATACCATTCCCTTCATTGCCCGTTACCGTAAGGAAAAAACCGGAAATCTGGATGAAACTCAAATCAAGGCTATCATTGATATGGATAAGTCTTTGACAGCCCTCCAAGACCGCAAGGAAACGGTTCTGGCAAAGATTGAGGCTCAGGGCAAATTGACTGACCAACTCAAGGCAGCCATCGAAGCGGCTGAAAAGTTGGCAGACGTGGAAGAACTCTACCTTCCCTATAAGGAAAAACGCCGCACTAAAGCGACTATTGCCCGTGAAGCAGGTCTCTTTCCACTGGCTCGTCTTATCTTGCAAAATAGTTCAAACCTCAAAGATGAAGCTGAAAAGTTGACATCCGAAGCCTTTCCAACAGCTGACAAGGCCCTTGCGGGTGCTGTGGATATTTTGGTTGAGGCCTTTTCTGAGGACAATAGCTTGCGCTCTTGGACTTACAACGAAATCTGGAACAACAGTGAGATCACTTCGATCCCAAAGGATCAATCTCTGGATGAAAAGGAAACCTTCAAGATTTACTATGATTTTGCGGATAAGGTGTCTAAACTCCAAGGTTACCGTACTCTGGCCCTTAACCGTGGTGAGAAATTAGGCGTTATCAAGGTAAACTTTAAGCACAATCTTGAGAAAATGCATCGTTTTTACAGTGCCCGTTTCAAGCAAAAAAATGATTATATTGAGGAAGTCATCAACCAGTCGCTCAAGAAGAAAATCATTCCAGCTATGGAGCGTCGTATCCGTAGTGAGTTGACTGAAGCAGCAGAAGATGGAGCCATTAATCTTTTCTCTCAAAATCTTCGAAGCCTTCTCCTAATCTCACCACTTAAAGGAAAGAGGGTACTTGGATTTGACCCAGCCTTTCGTACAGGAGCTAAATTGGCCGTCGTTGACCAAATAGGGAAACTGATTACAACTCAGGTCATCTATCCAGTTGCTCCAGCAAGTCAAGCTAAGATTGCTCAAGCTAAGAAAGACTTGGCTGACCTTATCAAAGAGCATGCTATTGAGATTATTGCTATCGGAAATGGAACAGCCAGCCGTGAAAGTGAAGCCTTTGTGGCAGAAGTCCTCAAAGATTTCCCAGAGACCTCTTATGTCATTGTCAATGAAAGTGGTGCCTCAGTCTACTCTGCTTCAGAGTTGGCCCGTCATGAGTTCCCAGACTTGACGGTCGAAAAGCGCTCTGCTATTTCCATTGCCCGTCGTCTTCAAGACCCTCTGGCGGAATTGGTTAAGATTGACCCCAAATCAATCGGAGTAGGCCAATACCAGCACGATGTTAGCCAGAAGAAACTCTCTGAAAATCTTGATTTCGTCGTTGATACCGTGGTTAACCAGGTTGGTGTCAATATCAATACGGCAAGTAGTACTCTCTTGTCACATGTCTCAGGTCTCAACAAGACTATCTCAGAAAATATTGTTGCCTACCGTGAGGAAAATGGGGAGTTTACATCACGTGATGAAATTAAGAAGGTCCCACGTCTTGGTGCCAAAGCCTTTGAACAAGCCGCCGGTTTCCTCCGTATTCCAAACGCTAAAAATATCCTGGATAATACGGGAGTCCACCCAGAGTCTTATCCAGCGGTGAAGGCTCTCTTCAAGCAGTTAGACATCACAGATTTGGACGACTCTGCTAAGGCAAAATTGAAGGGTCTTAATCTCAAAGACACAGCAGAAGAGCTAGAGATTGGTCAGGAAACCCTTAAAGATATCATTGCTGACCTTTTAAAACCAGGTCGAGACTTGCGTGATGATTTTAAAGCACCAGTACTTCGCCAGGATGTTCTTGAGCTCAAAGACTTGTCGGTGGGGCAAAAACTTGAAGGAACAGTCCGTAACGTTGTGGACTTTGGTGCTTTTGTGGATATCGGTGTCCATGAGGATGGTCTTATCCATATCTCTGAGATGAGTAAGAGTTTCGTTAACCATCCAAGCCAAGTGGTTTCTGTTGGGGATTTAGTTACCGTATGGGTGTCAAAAATTGACTTAGAACACGAAAAGCTTAATCTTTCCTTGGTGAATCCACGTGAATCTAACTGA
- a CDS encoding DUF948 domain-containing protein has protein sequence MVEIAFLIIAIALAAFLIALIPTLLRTRHVVKEVEETVAVLRTDINVTLHQTNEILAKANVLVEDVNEKVQTIDPLFVAVADLSESVSDLNTRARHLAAKASAAGASVGKAGSAFAIGKVASKLFGKKDKKK, from the coding sequence ATGGTAGAAATTGCATTTCTTATTATCGCAATCGCACTTGCTGCGTTTCTAATTGCATTAATCCCAACTTTACTTCGCACACGTCATGTTGTCAAAGAAGTTGAAGAAACAGTTGCGGTTCTTCGTACAGATATTAACGTAACACTTCACCAAACAAATGAAATTTTGGCTAAGGCTAATGTCTTGGTTGAAGATGTTAATGAAAAAGTTCAAACGATTGATCCTCTCTTTGTAGCAGTAGCTGATCTTTCAGAAAGTGTTTCTGACTTGAATACTCGAGCTCGTCACCTCGCTGCTAAGGCAAGTGCAGCAGGAGCAAGTGTCGGTAAAGCAGGCTCAGCCTTTGCTATCGGCAAGGTTGCTTCAAAACTATTTGGTAAAAAAGACAAGAAAAAATAA
- a CDS encoding YtxH domain-containing protein, with product MSKFLNTLIIGAASGAAAAYFFTTEKGKAVKARIDEEIASFKEDPKAYQNQVVEKVGDYKELAVDTFQDYKTKFENGDITATDLTKAVQEKTAQVADFAKESFELIKEKTAQVTPEQANVKAETKAIVDDIFIDIKDISEEVAESN from the coding sequence ATGAGTAAATTTCTAAACACCCTAATTATTGGTGCAGCATCTGGAGCTGCAGCAGCGTATTTCTTTACAACTGAAAAAGGTAAAGCAGTTAAAGCACGTATTGATGAGGAAATCGCTTCATTCAAAGAAGATCCTAAAGCTTACCAAAATCAAGTAGTGGAAAAAGTTGGCGACTATAAAGAATTGGCAGTCGATACTTTCCAAGATTATAAAACAAAATTTGAAAATGGCGACATCACTGCAACTGATTTGACAAAAGCCGTTCAAGAAAAAACAGCTCAAGTTGCTGACTTTGCAAAAGAGAGCTTTGAACTCATCAAGGAAAAAACAGCTCAAGTAACACCTGAGCAAGCCAATGTTAAAGCAGAAACAAAAGCTATCGTTGATGATATCTTCATTGATATCAAAGATATCTCTGAAGAAGTAGCAGAATCAAACTAA
- a CDS encoding SprT family protein, translating to MNLTDYVKTVSIEDFGWKFNHQALWNKRLRTTGGRFFPKDGHLDFNPKLYEEHGLETFRKIVRHELCHYHLYFQGKGCKHGDRDFKDLLARVDGLRYAPKMRNQAENYFLYQCQSCGHTYRRKRRVNTQKFGCGLCQGKLIFLNQS from the coding sequence GTGAATCTAACTGATTATGTTAAGACAGTTTCTATCGAAGATTTCGGTTGGAAATTTAATCATCAAGCCTTGTGGAACAAGCGCCTGAGGACCACTGGAGGTCGTTTCTTCCCCAAGGATGGACACTTAGATTTCAATCCGAAACTTTATGAAGAACACGGCCTCGAGACCTTTCGGAAAATCGTCCGTCATGAACTCTGTCACTACCACCTTTATTTTCAAGGGAAGGGCTGCAAACATGGGGATAGAGATTTCAAGGACCTACTAGCTAGGGTGGATGGCCTTAGGTACGCCCCCAAAATGCGAAACCAGGCAGAAAATTACTTCCTTTATCAGTGCCAATCTTGTGGTCACACTTACCGTCGCAAACGCCGTGTCAATACACAGAAATTTGGATGCGGTTTGTGCCAAGGCAAACTCATTTTTCTAAATCAGTCCTAG
- a CDS encoding Nramp family divalent metal transporter has protein sequence MTFSKKVSLSEVNQSVDTPNNNRFWQNLKAFLGPGALVAVGYMDPGNWITSVVGGATYKYSLLFVILISSLIAMQLQQMAGKLGVVTQMDLAQATAYHSPKWLRYTLWVILELALMATDLAEVLGSGIALNLLFGIPIMVAILVTVLDVFLLLLIMKLGFRKIEAIVSTLILTILVIFAYLVALSEPSVAGILEGYLPTPALFEPHAAGDTNQLTLALGIVGATVMPHNLYLHSSLSQTRKVDYSDDKDVTKAVRFMTWDSNIQLSLAFVVNSLLLILGAALFFGHASDISAFSQMYNALQDSKIAGALASSTLSTLFALALLASGQNSTITGTLSGQIVMEGFLHMRLPKWVIRLFTRLFALLPVIIVAILYGDQEKTLDQLLVYSQVFLSIALPFSIFPLIYYTSKKSLMGKHVNAKWNTYLGYTIAIVLTILNLKLIFDTF, from the coding sequence ATGACATTTTCAAAAAAGGTTTCCCTTTCTGAGGTAAACCAATCCGTAGATACACCTAATAATAATCGTTTTTGGCAAAATCTTAAGGCTTTCTTGGGACCTGGGGCTCTTGTGGCCGTGGGTTACATGGATCCAGGGAACTGGATAACAAGTGTCGTCGGTGGGGCGACCTACAAGTACAGCCTACTCTTTGTCATCTTAATTTCATCATTAATCGCTATGCAGTTGCAACAAATGGCCGGAAAATTAGGGGTTGTGACCCAAATGGACCTAGCTCAAGCGACTGCCTACCACTCACCTAAATGGTTGCGATACACGCTTTGGGTGATTCTTGAGCTGGCCTTAATGGCGACGGACTTGGCTGAGGTACTTGGTTCTGGCATCGCTCTTAACCTACTCTTTGGTATTCCAATCATGGTTGCTATTCTGGTGACAGTCCTTGACGTCTTCCTACTCCTGCTCATCATGAAGCTGGGATTCAGGAAAATCGAGGCTATTGTTTCAACCTTAATTTTGACCATCTTGGTTATCTTTGCCTATCTAGTAGCCTTGTCTGAGCCTAGTGTTGCGGGAATCCTCGAGGGTTATCTTCCTACGCCAGCACTCTTCGAGCCACATGCTGCTGGGGACACCAACCAATTGACTTTGGCACTTGGGATTGTGGGGGCAACCGTTATGCCACATAACCTCTACTTGCACTCATCCTTGTCACAGACTCGTAAGGTTGACTATTCAGATGATAAAGACGTGACCAAGGCTGTCCGTTTCATGACCTGGGACTCCAACATTCAATTGTCTTTGGCCTTTGTGGTTAACTCCCTCCTCTTGATTTTGGGGGCAGCTCTCTTCTTTGGTCACGCTTCTGATATTTCAGCCTTCTCACAAATGTACAATGCCCTTCAGGACTCTAAGATTGCTGGTGCGTTAGCTAGTTCGACACTTTCAACTCTCTTTGCCTTGGCGCTCTTGGCTAGTGGTCAAAACTCTACTATCACTGGTACTTTGAGTGGTCAAATTGTCATGGAAGGTTTCCTCCACATGAGGTTACCAAAGTGGGTAATTCGTTTGTTCACACGTCTCTTCGCCCTGCTACCTGTTATCATTGTAGCTATTCTCTACGGCGATCAAGAAAAGACACTGGATCAACTCTTGGTGTATTCACAAGTATTCCTTTCAATTGCCTTGCCATTCTCTATTTTCCCTTTGATTTACTACACTTCTAAAAAATCACTCATGGGAAAACACGTCAATGCCAAGTGGAATACCTACCTCGGTTATACCATCGCTATTGTCCTAACCATTCTCAATCTCAAACTTATCTTTGATACGTTTTAA
- a CDS encoding PspC domain-containing protein has protein sequence MPNRFYKIRKNRLVAGVVAGLADKFGWNLTSARVLAIILMVSTQFGIFLYLVLALLLPYKEDIYPEIKLKDGRKRKNAEPVEDEWKW, from the coding sequence ATGCCAAATCGCTTTTATAAGATACGAAAAAATAGACTCGTCGCCGGTGTTGTTGCAGGTTTGGCAGATAAATTTGGCTGGAACCTCACTTCGGCTCGTGTCTTAGCTATTATTCTCATGGTTTCCACGCAGTTTGGAATCTTCTTATACTTAGTTTTAGCCCTCCTCCTTCCTTATAAAGAGGATATTTATCCTGAAATAAAACTTAAGGATGGAAGAAAACGCAAAAACGCTGAACCTGTAGAAGACGAGTGGAAATGGTGA
- the hprK gene encoding HPr(Ser) kinase/phosphatase, whose amino-acid sequence MTVTVKMLVDKLKLKVVYGNEELLAKAITTADISRPGLEMTGYFDYYSPERLQLVGMKEWSYLKTMTANNRYSVFANIFREETPAVVVARGLEIPEEMLQAAKENGVAVLQGRNSTSSLSGDMSWYLNSQLAERTSVHGVLVDIYGMGVLIQGDSGIGKSETALELVKRGHRLVADDRVDVYAKDEGTLWGEPAEILLHLLEIRGVGIIDVMSLYGASAVRNSSQVQLCIYLENFENDEVFDRLGNSNEEIELQGVKIPRIRIPVKTGRNVSVVIEAAAMNYRAKQMGYDATKTFKDRLTDLISKNGED is encoded by the coding sequence ATGACAGTAACTGTTAAAATGTTGGTTGATAAGCTTAAACTTAAGGTTGTCTATGGGAATGAGGAGCTTTTGGCAAAAGCGATAACAACGGCTGATATCTCTCGTCCTGGTTTAGAAATGACGGGTTATTTTGACTATTATTCACCAGAACGACTTCAGTTGGTTGGGATGAAGGAGTGGTCCTACCTTAAAACCATGACTGCTAATAACCGTTATTCTGTTTTTGCTAATATATTTAGAGAGGAAACTCCAGCTGTTGTCGTGGCACGTGGTCTTGAGATTCCAGAAGAGATGCTTCAAGCTGCTAAGGAAAATGGTGTAGCAGTTCTTCAAGGACGCAACTCTACATCATCACTTTCAGGTGACATGTCTTGGTATCTCAACTCTCAATTAGCTGAACGTACTAGTGTCCATGGTGTTCTGGTAGATATCTACGGGATGGGTGTTCTTATTCAAGGGGACTCTGGTATCGGTAAGAGTGAGACAGCGCTCGAGTTGGTGAAACGTGGCCACCGTCTAGTTGCTGATGACCGTGTAGATGTCTATGCTAAGGATGAGGGAACTCTCTGGGGGGAACCTGCAGAAATTCTTCTCCATCTTCTTGAAATTCGTGGGGTTGGTATCATTGACGTTATGAGTCTTTACGGAGCTAGTGCTGTCCGTAATTCATCTCAAGTTCAGTTGTGCATATATCTTGAGAATTTTGAAAATGACGAGGTCTTTGACCGTCTTGGAAATAGCAATGAAGAGATTGAATTACAGGGCGTTAAGATTCCACGTATCCGTATTCCTGTTAAGACAGGACGTAACGTGTCAGTCGTTATAGAAGCTGCAGCAATGAACTATCGTGCTAAGCAAATGGGATATGATGCAACCAAAACTTTTAAGGACCGTTTGACCGACCTCATTAGTAAGAATGGTGAAGACTAA
- the lgt gene encoding prolipoprotein diacylglyceryl transferase: protein MLATIDPIALRLGPISIHWYAICIVSGLLLAVYLAQRLAPEKGINPEHILDFILLAFPIAIVGARLYYVIFQWSYYSQNPLEIFAIWNGGIAIYGGLIAGAAVLYWFAKRHAIAVLDFLDIAAPGVMIAQSIGRWGNFVNQEAYGKAVSQLNYLPEIIRQQMFIDGSYRVPTFLYESLWNLVGFSIILGLRYFNKGLRQGDVTSFYLIWYGLGRFVIEGMRTDSLMFAGLRVSQWVSISIIILGAVLLYFRKQRQKADYKMKN from the coding sequence ATGTTAGCTACTATTGATCCAATTGCTCTAAGACTTGGTCCAATCAGTATTCATTGGTATGCTATCTGTATTGTATCTGGTCTTTTGCTTGCAGTTTATCTGGCTCAGCGTTTGGCTCCTGAAAAGGGAATCAATCCTGAGCATATCTTAGATTTTATTCTCTTAGCCTTTCCTATAGCCATTGTTGGTGCTAGGCTCTACTATGTGATTTTCCAGTGGTCTTATTACAGCCAAAATCCATTGGAAATTTTTGCGATTTGGAATGGTGGAATTGCTATCTATGGTGGCTTGATTGCTGGTGCAGCTGTCCTTTATTGGTTCGCCAAACGTCATGCTATAGCGGTTTTAGATTTTCTAGATATTGCGGCCCCTGGGGTCATGATAGCTCAGAGCATCGGTCGCTGGGGAAATTTTGTCAATCAAGAGGCCTATGGAAAAGCAGTTAGTCAACTGAATTATCTTCCAGAAATTATCCGTCAGCAGATGTTTATTGATGGAAGCTACCGTGTACCTACCTTCCTTTATGAAAGCCTATGGAATTTAGTTGGTTTTAGCATTATTCTGGGACTACGATATTTTAATAAGGGATTGCGACAGGGAGATGTGACTTCATTTTACCTTATCTGGTATGGACTTGGACGCTTTGTCATTGAAGGCATGCGTACGGATAGTCTTATGTTTGCCGGCTTGCGTGTCTCACAATGGGTCAGCATTTCCATCATTATCCTTGGAGCTGTCCTCTTATATTTCCGTAAACAACGTCAAAAAGCAGATTATAAAATGAAAAACTAG
- a CDS encoding YdbC family protein produces the protein MAEFSFEIEEKLLVLSENDKGWTKELNRVSFNGAPAKYDIRTWSPDHTKMGKGITLSNEEFQVLVDAFKN, from the coding sequence ATGGCAGAATTTTCATTTGAAATTGAAGAAAAACTCTTGGTCTTGTCTGAGAATGACAAGGGGTGGACTAAGGAACTCAATCGTGTGAGCTTTAATGGCGCACCAGCTAAGTATGATATCCGTACGTGGAGTCCAGACCATACCAAGATGGGCAAGGGAATTACCCTTAGTAACGAAGAATTCCAAGTTCTCGTTGACGCCTTCAAAAACTAA